GGCTGTGAGAATTCCAAATGATGCCTGCCAATGCTGCTGTTATCATGACAGAGCAAGTTCTCCAAAGTGCCAGCATCTCCATGTCCAGGGGGAGTCCcagctgcctcctgcctccctggaTCCAAGATCAGCAAGCAGGCCTGACCCAGAGTCCTTTCAAATTGACATCTACACTGGGTTATATACACCCTTTAAGAGAAAAGTCTGTTTCCTATAGCTCTCTGGCTCTTCTGAACATAAGCCCCACTGATTTTCAATGCCAGATGTTCTGGAGGCTTGTTTTCCTGGTGTAGGTGCCCCATGCTGGCAAGTCTGATGGGTGCAAACTCCTCACTCCTTGGGGAGGATCTTTGTAATTGTGATGTTCCTCCCGTTTCCTCACCAACCTCTGGGTGTGAGTCCTGACTGTACTGTATCTCTGTCCCTCCTACCTGACTCATGCCTCATGTTCTTACTTGTGGGAAATCTTTTCTGTTATTCTTCAGGTTGTTTTCACAGGTACTTGCTCTGTAAACAGCTGTAATTCTGGCATGTCCATGGGTACATTCAGGGTCTCtgtactctgccatcttggtcgCCTCCCAAACCAAAGTACAGGTTCTTAATTAAGGATTTATGGTACATGAAGGAACCtgaatttcattttgaaatcatGAGCTAAATAAGTTCACTGAAGTATCagttttggttttgctttattaGAACAAGTCAAAGCTTTGTTAGAGTCACCCAATTGCAGATTCCAGTGTTAGATTATACACTATACTGTCTGTTTCAAAAGTAATCTACTTGTTCAGGCTGTCTTCTATTCTTGCAATGTCTATATTCCAAGGAATAACAAAATGCATGAAAGCACTGGTTATATTTGTCTACTAGTGAAAGAGGGATTATACTCAGCGCGAAGAAACACTGATTAAAGTGATCAGCCTGTCATACGTATTTTATACAAGGATAGGTGTGAAGCATGTTCATTCAGAGCCACCCTGCAATGAGCCAAACAGTACTCAATTGTTTGCCAACCCACCCAATACTTTGAGACAGTAAAACCTGCAAGTTCCTTTATTCACAGATACTTAAAAAAACATAACATAGAACTACATCCTAGTCTCATTAAGTATGTCTTTTATTGTGAATTTTCATTTTAgtgttaataaaattaattttaatcaggCAGCAACCTGTGAACTCTATTGTTAAGACACCTCAAATACTAAACTGATTCCTTAATAATCAcggcatctgaaaaaaaaaaaaaagcctaactGAAGAGCCTGACACCTAAGCAAAGTTAACTCAGAGGAACCTGCAGTTTACTGTTATGAGGGAACCCAAATTATCCTAACTCCAGGTAAAAACTAGGGACTGCAGAGACTAAAAAATAGTAGCAATTATTTCAGCACTGGGGTACACCCAAAGAATTAACCAGTGCTGACAAATGTCATTAATATAAAGGCAGaaacaagcaaagaaaggaaagaaagcatatAAATCAGAGAGCTTTTCAAAAGTAAGCAGACTTCCTGGGATCCACCCCAGACTTGTCCTACTGGGACTGAGATTCAGACTGATATAAACATTTTCCCTTAAAATTTCCAGGTGATTTTACACACACCCAGGGATGAGGATCATTGGCATAAACACAAAGAAGGTTaaagaggaaggggtgggggccagggggtAGGAAGCAAATGACCTTCAGAAAATAGGCACTAATCATGTCCATTTCTGTGTTTAAAGCATCAGCTTTACCATTTAGACTGTGTTCATTAATTTCATAGTACCCTCTACTGGTCAGGAAAGGTATCTAAGATTCTTCAACTAAGGTACAGAAATCTCCAACTTCTGTTTACAATTAGCTGAGAGAACATGTTTAGAAACAAGTGAACctttattatttctatattttctcataatttaagCGTAAagtggggtggcaaagactgtGCGGGCAAACAGTTTTACACTTGATCTCGACAGTCAGGAGTTTTTACTCTACAATATTCagtagcatccctggcctccaaGCACCAGATGCCAGCTGGAAACCCTTCCCCGGAGTGCTAACGACCTAGACCTTCCATCGATGTTCAATGacccgcccccacctcccagagCGGAGGGGAACACTGCCTTCAGTCATAAATCAGTGACTCACACAATAAAAATGTTCCTGAGAAATAGATAATCTTTAATTTCTGTAAACTAGGTTCATAAAAAATACCTTATTAAGAACAAACCACCATAgggaagatttctttttaaacaaactaTCACGGAATTTGTTCATGGATAGCATGTGTATGTACATGAATGATCTTATGTTTGTAAACATCTTGTGATACATAAATCTATGCAATACTATAGTTTAAAACTGACATCTCCTGGTTAAGTTTTCAGTTTAAACATAAGACCAAAATAAAAAACCTGAAAGAATCAAAGAATATACCTATAATTCTAATGTAGCATCAACAAACCAAGCATTATTCTTTTGAGTATTAATGGACTATATTGAAACAAGGTAAAATCTAATAGTCTTGTTCTGTCCTTACTTTGAAATGTTGCCCCTGAAATCAATTATAGGTGTTTATTCTGAAAGATGCAACTATAAAGGTTGCAGGCTCAAAACTACTCAAAATTAAATTTATGGAATAACTAGAAAATAGGCTGATTTGGAACCTGTGCATAGTTTTATAATACATAATTagtaacatttctttaaagacCTAGAAAGCTGTTGTTTTcatataaataagttttaaaaccaACTCCCTTGAGTGCTTTCAATTATCACATAAAGCAATGACccaaataatttcaaatgatcACAGATGTTTAGGCAACACTTCTCATGTGTTAGTACTTTTAATATTGTGCACATCGAATTATAGGAAAAAGACAACTATAAACAAGACGCAGCCCCTCCACTTCCATGAACAGCACACGGCATTACAGTAAGCCAAGTTTATATTCAACCATCAAATGCGGTTCTCCCATTAGTTCACTTTGTGATGGgtctgaaaagaaacaaaaataaacatgttaaagggtctcaaaaaaagataaattctcTGATTCCACTCACACGAAAATTTAAATTAGGCAAAACAAATATAAAGTGACAGAAAGTATATGGCTGGCTGCCTGAGGCCAAGGGTGGAGGAGCTGACTGCAAAAGGACCAAGGAAACTTTTGAGGGatgatgaaaacattttatatctTGATTGAGGAGACAGTTCCACAGCTGCACACATTTACTAAAATTAACAGACTGGACACTGTAAAACAGATGCATTCCACTGTATATTGACtatacctcagttcagttgattttaaaagaaaatatagattgAAAAAATTCTCATGTTTCAAAGTTCTTAAATTTCCCAGTGGCTTCCAAGTTGAGTCTAGGAACAATCGCTAAGAGATTAAGCAATCCTTAATGCCATCTACAATTTCATTTCTATCATTCTGTGCTCTGTtgcaaacacatatacacacaaactaGAATCCTAGAGTAAAAAAACCTTAGGAATCTTCTCTCGTCTGTACTGATGAGTCAGACAAAAGTTTTACTTTAACTTTGATAATGCACCTAAGAAAAAATGAATACCAACAGCAAGCTTCCTACAAACAGCGCGTTTTCTTTTTTGCCCTCTACTCCTCCACACAGAACAAGAAACAGAACAGATACCCAATGAATTAAACTGTAAAATCAGTTTgttaaataatcattaaaataatgattatcaAGAATAACAAATCGATTTGGATATTTCCTCACTGGACCTCCTGAGACTGGAGATGACTGTGTCATTATCAGTTCAGGAATCCTGACTCTGGCCACTTGTCACACAACATAGTAGCCTCAACAACAGCTGATACTGttgtaattattaataaatggTTAGATATACAAGAGTTTGCTACAATTATTAACAGAGTAGAGGACTATGTATACAAGGGGCATCCAAAACCCAAAGGTATGTTTACACAGGAGTACGAAGAATAAAGGTGTCCGCTGAAGCAGTGCTTCGTGTTAATGAGAGAGAAGCATGCACCCCTCAACACAGGTGCTGATGCAGCATTCCTCCTGTGAGCTACACACACTATGAAACCAACTGTGTTAAAAGATCAATACTAAGCAATGACAAGTATCTTCTTTTTATATGGAAAGTCTAGAAGGACATCCACTAACTAAAAGCAGCAGCCAAAtagggaaggaaggagatgggTTGGGGGTAATTAATCATGGAGAACGTGAGTCTCGGCTGTAATGTTCTCAATTTTTAGAGAATATCCTCATTTACATAATGCCAACCTTCCTTGAAACTGCTTGTCTAAGCTTTTTGATTTGATAAAACACTTGCCCTAGAAGACAGCACACCCTGTGCTGGTGAGCAAGCCCCAGCCCGTGGAGGGTCCTCCCAGGCAGGAATAGACACCTTGgtcagcttcagtttcctcatcttcaagtgacaggaagagagTAAACAGAAGACCACATCCAGCATTAGGAAAAAGTCTCACATTGTCTTCCCTTCCTTATAATAAAGCATGCAGATTTTTGTTGGCCAAGCACTTCTCTGATGAGCAAGCAAGCAAAACCTTTATCACCTccaacactttaaaaaaacatatggATTTTCATCCCAGTTTAATAGTCTTCACATTGGACTTAGATTAACACAGTACTCCCTCACTGTAGACTTTAAAATTCCTTCTGTATCAAAGATGATGAGGAGAAAGTGGTGAGCCAGAGCTTTTCTCACTCAGCACAAACCAGGCACCTTAGGAGGCCCTGGGGACACAAGAGTGAACAAGACAAAGTCCCCAACTCTCCTGGGGCCTGTATTTAAGTTGGGAAAAcaattaagaaacaagaaaataccAGAAGAGTGATATGCAAAGAATTAAAGTGAGGTGACAAGGTGACTGGGAGCACGTTAGACTGCGCAGTCAAGGAAGGCCTCTGTGAAGGGGTGGCGTTTAAACTGGGACTTGAGAAGTGAGGGGAAAGTATTCAAAGCAGAAGGAACAGCTAAGGCAAGGCCTAGCTGTTCACCTTACTTGTTTTAAATGAGGACTAAATGTAAAAGCTTAAGAATCCGAGGTTTCCTGCACTCAAAAAATGCCCTCACAGAAGAGGCTCATGAGACTTCTGCTGTGTCCACAGCACTTCTTACCAAACATCGGCAGCCAAGCAAAACTAGTATAATCCCGCTTCATTATTCTATTTTTCCTGAACTGCTGGGGCACAATGAGCACAGGCGATACTGGACAGAACTGTATTTGCTCTCTTTCCTCAGAACCAGAAAAAAACAGGATGCTACATGTTCTTAATTAAAAGTCATTGACCTCAAACATAATACAATCATCCAGAGAAActtgttaaacttttttttctttagtattcGCCATCTACAGAAACACATCTAGGAGGACAAGGAGggtattttttaagaaaactttcatttttttctagatgtTTTTAAAGCTAGTTATATCCCACAAATATTTTGAATACTGCAACAACATTCCTTGTTTAAGCTGCCCTAAGAATATCATACCGGATTCACACATCAGACTTTATCCTCAGGACATGAAATCAATGACTGTCAATGGTTGCCTGAAAGGACTATAATCTCAGAACGCCACAGAcatctttcacttttaaaaccaGTTAAAGAACAGTTATTACcattaaattttatcttatttcaGTGAATAAACACAAGTAAATTTAATCAACTATAGCTACATGATGACAAAGACACTGTAGGTTTCATTTGCTGCTGTTGCCTTGTACATTACTGGGGCTCCTGAAAAAGGTGTGGAATGACACTTACCATTAAGAATATCTTCAAATCCAATAGTCTCATCATTACCCCTCAAAATATCCAGTGAAAGGTTTgagcttggaagaaatggaagacGCTGAACCTTCAGGAAAAGTATAAAAGAGCAAACTTAGAAATAGTAGAGAGGAAAAAACATACATGATCACATTTCAGTGTCTTCATTATTTGCAAAATTcacaaactaaataaaatatctattaaactaaggggggaggagaggaatgATAAGTCCATATTTTAGACCCAAATTTTTAATTCTTCATAACCTTATTCAAAATATAGACACTGAAATTGAAAGCTTTTACTAATACTTAATCATCCCATCAGGTCCACACACTATTTGGGACCTTTGCATCTGTCCAGGAAAACCAAAGCATACCATGTGATGAAACACAACATTCTCGAGTCTAACATCATGCTTTGTTTCTAAAAAACACGGGACAATCAAATTCTTGAAGAAATTCTGAAGAAATGCACTGACAGTATTACTTCACTTACTAAACTGATTATTCATTTTGTATGTTGTTCTGTAATGCTCATAGCACAAATACAAGTCATGACCCTTTAAAACAGTAGTGATAACTAGAGATCAAGATCAAAGTCATCTGTGGGCTTTTAAAAACTACAGTGCCACTCTGAACTAGTGCTATCTACATTTTCCAGTTACTAAATACATATATTGCAGACTGGggttcccttgcagctcagctggtaaagaatccgcctgcaatgcgggagacctgtgttcaatccctgggttgggaagatgtcctggagaagggaaaggctacccactccgatattctggCCTCTAGagttccatggtctgtatagcccatgggggtcacaaagagtcggacatgactggataACTTTCACTCATACTGCAGACCAGTACCTAAGTATAGTGCAGAAAGCATGGGCTATAGAGTCAGAGGTTCAAACTCTGCTTTCAGTACTCACCAACCCAACAGCCTTGCCTAGTTACCTGATCTGTCTCACCCTGGTTCAGTACCTGTGACACAGGACAGCAGCACCTTTCCCTCACACCTGCAGCACAGTGTGCTGTAAAGTATGGCAGTCACTGGCACATAGTTGGCTATAAAGTATGGCAGTCATTAGCACTTACTCAACAAACTTTAATGCAGCCAAaccaaattttccatttttctgttgttaGCTATCCAGCAGTCACCGAAATCAATGCAGTGTGGTATGACAGAATCTAGAGCACAGATGGGGGACAGTTCTTAAACACCTGAAGGACATTTTCTTCCTGAGCAACATGTGTATTCAGCGATATATAAACTGCCCACTAGACACCTCCACTTGGATATTCCTAGAGGCATCACAAATTCAAAGTAATTCCCCAAAAGGAGAGAAATATAAAAGTGGATGCCTGTAAATATCCAGACACTGAGCCTCTAATCAAAGGGGTTTCCCATTTCAAAGCTGCTTTTCTCTATGAAGTAGGAATGGAGGTCATATCCTAACAGAGGGAAAGTAGAAGAGGCtgcaggcaagaagagaaggtgaGGTTTGTACAGCTTTTACCAGATAGAAGACTCCTCCCAATCAATTCAGCACACAAATGGGATGCATGCAAACTAACACCTGGAAACCCACCTGCTGCACTGCCTTGAATTCCATCTGCAGTTTTAGTGGTGCAAAAAGACCCTGGATGTTTCTCAATGTGGAGAAGTTCATCTTATCTTGGTTGAGCTGGAACTACAAAGACaacacataattttaaatgtgACATTCTGCTTTCAAAACAGTAACCACTGACATCCAtgtgacacacacatacacagaacctTTAGGTGGTCTTCAGCACATCTATACATGTCCTACCTTTGGGAGTGACCTTTCTCCACCTATTTAACTGACTAATATGGTCTAAAACTGTTCAAATGTCCCCTCTTCTAGAAAGCCTCCCATAGGTTGGCTGCTTCATCTGTGGTCCTCTACAATGCTTCAGGTAGTCCCAATCCACTGCTTATCTTCCCATTAAATTTTCAGCCCCTAAAGGATGGGGATGATGTCACATCCATCTGTGTTATGTCCTGTGCCTAGCAGTAATTGGAGATGAAGGGCCTGAAAGAAAGATCCAAGGCTGGAGGGACGGGCTTGGATATCAACAGCAAAAATGGcaggggaaaaatataaaagaaaaaaaaagatcaccaaGTGAGGAAATATTATGAGAGGAATGGAGAGGTGGACCAACCTCTAGAAATGTCCATAAAAAAGACAAAGGTATAGAAAGGGAGCTTTAGTGAACCAAAGCCTATTCCATAGGATATTGAAAACAAGGCTTCATGTTCTTTATAGTCAAATGCTCAACACCAGAATTGTTTTAATCAGGTATTACTAACATCATTTTTCTACCAgagggtaaaaataaaaacacaggtaacatacttacatttttttctgataattcaAGAGGATGACTGGGTAGAAGTTCATTTTTCACacaagagaaactgaaaataaacatttaaaagggAGGTTACAGATCACTCAATACCTAGAGCTCACAATTATCTATCAGTGCTGTCATACAATGAAATGGCACAGGGAGCTTGAGGGGGATGAACAAACTATTCTGTATGCTGACTATGGTGGTGACTGTGGgaattaatacatatataattcaCAGAACTAcactaagagggaaaaaaatcaagcattCTATATATTGTTGTAAATATATCTATTATAGATCCTGGAGGTCAAGAACTCAATAAACTGGGGAGAACCCTCCAAAAAGTGGTGCTCAGTGACGCTCTGTATCTGGAGAAATTTAATAGTGTGTGTACTACTATTACTCTGATGATGTGATTCTTTTATTACATAAAGTATCTACATCTCTCCTGTTCATATCTAATGCATATTCAGTAGttaatatatttttgataaataCATACTGAAAAACGTGTTTGAGATTTACCAACTACCTACTATATGCGAAGTACTACATTAGGTGATACATAGATAGAACTGGGCCACGGGTCTCTATCATTCTCTCTACATAAACATCACCATCTTA
The sequence above is a segment of the Budorcas taxicolor isolate Tak-1 chromosome 12, Takin1.1, whole genome shotgun sequence genome. Coding sequences within it:
- the POMP gene encoding proteasome maturation protein isoform X1; this translates as MTNPQLWNARGLGSQLKDSIPVTELSASGPFESHDLLRKGFSCVKNELLPSHPLELSEKNFQLNQDKMNFSTLRNIQGLFAPLKLQMEFKAVQQVQRLPFLPSSNLSLDILRGNDETIGFEDILNDPSQSELMGEPHLMVEYKLGLL
- the POMP gene encoding proteasome maturation protein isoform X2, producing MNARGLGSQLKDSIPVTELSASGPFESHDLLRKGFSCVKNELLPSHPLELSEKNFQLNQDKMNFSTLRNIQGLFAPLKLQMEFKAVQQVQRLPFLPSSNLSLDILRGNDETIGFEDILNDPSQSELMGEPHLMVEYKLGLL